AGCGGCTGGAGCGCGAACTGGGGGCGCTGGACGCGGCGCTGAAGGGCCGCGGCGCGAAGCAGCGGGAAGAAGCGGCGCTCTCGGAGGCGCTGGCCCGCGCAGAGACGGCTGTAGAGGAGGCGAAGCGGCTGCGCGAAGCGGCGGCTGACATCCAGCGCCGCCTGGAACGCGAGGAGTTCGCCCAGGACGAGCGGAAGCGCCTGGCCGAGGTGCAGGCCGAGATTCGCGCGCTGGACTACGACCCGCAGGCCCACGAAGAAGCGCGCCGCGCACTCCAAGCCCTGGCCGAGTACGAGACCAAGCACGCCAATCTGCTGAGCGCGAGCCAGCGGATTGACGGCCTTCGGGCCGACATCGCCCGCTACGAGGAGGAAATCGCCCAATTCCGGAAGGCGCTGGCCGAGTCCGGCGACCGCAAGGTCCAACTGGAGGCAGAATTGGCGACCCTGCCCCGTGCCGAAGCCGACGCGAAGGCGAAGCGGGCCGAAGCCGAGTCGCTGGCCGAGCGCGAACGGCGCGCCCGCGATCGGCTGGCGATGGCGCGCCAGAAACTGGAGTATTGCGACCGCCTGGCCGCGCGCAGGGAAGAGAAATCCCGGGCGCTGGAAGAGGCCAGAAGCAACAAGAGCCTGTACGATGACCTGCGGCTCGCCTTCGGCAAGAAGGGCATTCAGGCCATGATCATAGAAAGCATCATCCCGGAGATTCAGGACGAGGCCAACGCCCTTCTGCAGCGCATGACCGACGGTCGGATGCAGGTAACGCTCCAGACGCAGCGGGACACCAAGTCGGGCACCACGGTGGAGACGCTGGAAATCCACATCTCGGACGAACTGGGCTCGCGCCCCTACGAGTTGTTCTCCGGAGGCGAAGCGTTTCGCGTGAACTTCGCCATCCGCGTCGCGCTGAGCAAGTTGCTGGCGCGGCGGGCGGGCGCGCAACTGCGGACGCTCATCATTGACGAGGGGTTCGGCTCCCAGGATGCCGCGGGCCGCCGCAAACTGGTAGAAGCGATCCAGTCGGTGCAGGACGACTTTGACAAGATATTGGTGATTACCCACGTGGAGGAATTGCAGGACGCATTCCCCGTCCGCATCCACGTGGAGAAGACCGCCGCCGGCTCCACGTTCAGCATCATGTAGGCGGGGGTGCCGGTGGGCCGGGCTGCGCTTCCAGGTGCGCGCAATCGTTGAGCAGGCGCAGGCTCGGCACGCCAGCGACGACATCCACGACGGTCAGCGACGCATTGCGCAAGTCGTAGGCCCACCAGTTGGTAAAGCGGTCGGGGAGCAGGTAGGCCAGGGCGGCCCGCAGGCTGCCGCCGTGCGCCACGACGACCACCGTTTCGTCCCCCGGGTGCGCGGCCAGAATCTCGTCCACGGCCCCCCACACGCGCGTGAAGAACGCCCTGCGGCTTTCGCCCCCGGGCCAGTGAAAGTCCAGGTTCATCTTGTCGGCCCAGGCTTCAAACAGGCCCGGGAATCGCTCGCGGAATTGCGCGATGGTGAGGCCGCTCACCTGCCCGAAGTGGATTTCGCGCAGGCCGTCGTGGGGGATGAGTGGGCACGCGGTGGACTGGGCGATGGGTTCGGCGGTCTGCAGGGCGCGGCGCAGCGAACTGCTGTACACGGCCACGGGCGCGAACTCGTGGGCGATGCGCCGGGCTACCGCCTGGGCCTGCGCCAGGCCGGTCTCCGTCAGGCAGGTGTCTTCCCAGCCCTGCCAGTAGCCGATGTCGTTGGCTTCGGTGGCGCCGTGCCGTACAAAGAGCAATGTCGTCATGAGCGTCTTCCTTCGGATTGCCGGCGGTCTACGGTTGCATCGTCTCGGCGGGGCCGCAGGTCCGGGCGTAGTAGTCGCACAGGTCGCGGAGCGCGCACTCGGCGCAGCGTGGGCGTCGCGCCGCGCACACGGCCCGACCGTGGCGGATCACGTTGATGTGGAAGGCGTAGTAGATGTCCGGCGGCAGGAGCGCCTCCAGCCGT
This genomic interval from Chloroflexota bacterium contains the following:
- a CDS encoding histidine phosphatase family protein, producing MTTLLFVRHGATEANDIGYWQGWEDTCLTETGLAQAQAVARRIAHEFAPVAVYSSSLRRALQTAEPIAQSTACPLIPHDGLREIHFGQVSGLTIAQFRERFPGLFEAWADKMNLDFHWPGGESRRAFFTRVWGAVDEILAAHPGDETVVVVAHGGSLRAALAYLLPDRFTNWWAYDLRNASLTVVDVVAGVPSLRLLNDCAHLEAQPGPPAPPPT